The following proteins are co-located in the Sphaeramia orbicularis chromosome 24, fSphaOr1.1, whole genome shotgun sequence genome:
- the LOC115415095 gene encoding deleted in malignant brain tumors 1 protein-like: protein MDCGMALATKSGAFFGEGQGRIWLNRINCLGNESSIVNCERSSFGSSGYGHNRDAGVVCSASIRLVNGTDRCSGRVEVYRGGHWSPVLNFNWGINQATVLCKEINCGDPLQFLGSSSQVEELRGYKVSCTGRESSLTQCTLTEYVRTSSDHMNDASVVCSGIVKLAGGPNRCVGRVELYDKGQWGAVCGDSWDMFDAAVVCRQLNCGMAHKITTTPKYGHGTGPVWTDQIDCRGQESILSLCPRSSFSNNTCNISSVAGVTCTEGLTVRLVNGNNRCAGRVEVFSGGVWGTVCDTDWTRTKAKVVCELLECGRSAKVPEGAEFLQGTGPVMEATDSCFTNVASLEQCSVRGFRNSTCGHEKDAGVVCAGDPTLRLVNGTDRCSGRVEVLYNGLWGTVCDDGWDIKDVDVVCRAKNCGTAQKAKSSAFFGVGQGPIWLADVDCFGNESSLSHCGRILFGRSDCGHSEDAGVVCSASIRLVNGTDRCSGRVEVYHDDQWLPALNFNWGMNEATVVCREMNCGDAAQFSGSSSQVEELRGYKVSCTGTESSLTQCTLTEYVRTSSDHMSDASVVCSGTLKLSGGPNRCVGRVELYENGRWGQHVAIP from the exons ATGGACTGTGGGATGGCTTTAGCAACAAAATCGGGAGCCTTCTTTGGTGAAGGTCAGGGACGTATCTGGTTGAATAGGATCAACTGTTTGGGTAATGAGTCCTCCATTGTGAACTGTGAGCGTTCTTCATTTGGATCAAGTGGTTATGGTCATAACAGAGATGCtggtgtggtgtgttcag CTTCCATCAGACTGGTCAATGGGACAGACCGGTGTTCAGGCAGGGTGGAGGTCTACCGAGGTGGCCATTGGTCACCAGTTCTTAACTTTAACTGGGGAATAAATCAAGCTACAGTGCTTTGCAAAGAGATCAACTGTGGAGATCCTTTACAGTTTTTAGGATCATCTTCTCAGGTTGAAGAACTGAGAGGATATAAAGTCAGTTGCACCGGTAGAGAGAGCTCTCTGACACAGTGCACACTGACAGAATATGTCAGGACCAGCAGTGATCATATGAACGATGCATCTGTTGTTTGTTCAG GTATTGTTAAATTGGCTGGTGGGCCTAACCGCTGTGTTGGAAGAGTGGAGCTCTATGACAAAGGCCAGTGGGGGGCAGTGTGTGGTGACTCCTGGGACATGTTTGATGCAGCAGTGGTGTGTCGACAGCTGAACTGTGGGATGGCTCACAAAATCACCACCACGCCCAAATATGGTCATGGCACAGGACCGGTCTGGACTGATCAGATTGACTGCCGTGGACAGGAGTCCATACTGTCTCTTTGCCCACGAAGTTCATTTAGCAACAACACTTGCAACATCAGCTCAGTTGCTGGTGTCACCTGTACAG AGGGTTTAACAGTCCGATTAGTCAATGGTAACAATCGCTGCGCTGGCAGAGTAGAGGTTTTCAGTGGTGGAGTGTGGGGAACAGTATGTGACACAGATTGGACCAGGACTAAAGCGAAGGTGGTGTGTGAGCTGTTGGAGTGTGGAAGGTCTGCGAAGGTTCCTGAGGGTGCTGAGTTTCTTCAAGGCACTGGACCAGTGATGGAAGCAACTGATTCATGTTTTACCAATGTGGCATCTCTTGAACAATGCTCAGTCAGAGGTTTCAGAAATTCAACATGTGGACATGAAAAGGACGCTGGTGTTGTTTGTGCAG GTGATCCAACCTTACGACTGGTCAATGGTACTGACCGATGTTCAGGCAGAGTGGAGGTTCTGTATAATGGTCTGTGGGGAACAGTGTGTGATGATGGCTGGGACATCAAAGATGTGGATGTGGTCTGCAGAGCCAAGAACTGTGGAACTGCCCAGAAAGCCAAGTCCAGTGCCTTCTTTGGTGTAGGTCAGGGACCCATTTGGCTGGCTGATGTCGACTGTTTTGGTAATGAGTCCTCCCTTTCACACTGTGGCCGCATCTTGTTTGGACGAAGTGACTGTGGCCACAGTGAGGATGCtggtgtggtgtgttcag CTTCCATCAGACTGGTCAATGGGACAGACCGGTGTTCAGGCAGGGTGGAGGTCTACCATGATGACCAGTGGTTACCAGCCCTTAATTTTAACTGGGGAATGAATGAAGCAACAGTGGTTTGCAGAGAGATGAATTGTGGAGATGCTGCACAGTTTTCAGGATCATCTTCTCAGGTTGAAGAACTGAGAGGATATAAAGTCAGTTGCACCGGTACAGAGAGCTCCCTGACACAGTGCACACTGACAGAATATGTCAGAACCAGCAGTGATCATATGAGCGATGCATCTGTGGTTTGTTCAG GTACTCTTAAATTGAGTGGTGGGCCCAACCGCTGTGTTGGAAGAGTGGAGTTGTATGAGAATGGACGGTGGGGACAACATGTGGCGATTCCTTGA